One window from the genome of Halostella litorea encodes:
- the coxB gene encoding cytochrome c oxidase subunit II: MKQKRIAAMTLFGVALLALAAQPAAAADSTTDDLISSLNQELLYVAVPITLLVEGILIYTVVRFKDNDEAKPTRENRRLEITWTIATAVILLFVGVGAYNVMGSGDVIATEEIQPSENDEVINVTAERYRWTFTYERHNVTLGSSPGPDVSEGPLLIPADEQVYLKIGTKDWLHAFHVPELGLKQDAVPGQQHIIRTEATNPGNTYQGYCAEYCGQGHSQMMFEVEVVSQEEFEERMSEYQSGGNESSGN, encoded by the coding sequence ATGAAGCAAAAGCGGATTGCCGCCATGACGCTATTCGGGGTGGCGTTGCTGGCGCTGGCCGCCCAGCCCGCAGCGGCCGCGGACTCGACGACGGACGATCTCATCAGCTCGCTGAACCAGGAGCTGCTGTACGTCGCGGTCCCGATCACGCTGCTGGTCGAGGGTATCCTCATCTACACGGTCGTTCGCTTCAAGGACAACGACGAGGCGAAGCCGACCCGGGAGAACCGCCGGCTGGAGATCACCTGGACGATCGCGACCGCGGTGATCCTCCTGTTCGTCGGCGTGGGCGCGTACAACGTCATGGGGTCGGGCGACGTGATCGCGACCGAGGAGATACAGCCCAGCGAGAACGACGAGGTGATCAACGTCACCGCCGAGCGGTACCGGTGGACGTTCACGTACGAGCGTCACAACGTGACTCTCGGCTCCAGTCCGGGGCCCGACGTCTCTGAGGGGCCGTTACTGATACCGGCCGACGAGCAGGTGTACCTGAAGATCGGGACGAAAGACTGGCTCCACGCGTTCCACGTGCCCGAACTCGGGCTGAAACAGGACGCCGTGCCCGGCCAGCAACACATCATCCGGACCGAGGCGACCAACCCCGGGAACACGTATCAGGGCTACTGTGCGGAGTACTGCGGACAGGGCCACTCCCAGATGATGTTCGAGGTCGAGGTCGTCAGCCAGGAGGAGTTCGAGGAACGGATGTCCGAGTACCAGTCCGGCGGCAACGAGTCGAGCGGTAACTAG
- a CDS encoding heme o synthase, translated as MDVESEGYPEPIRTGDRFTGLVAGTAMGVYLLIIVGATTAITDAAAACTTWPACEGGWLVDFGDPKLAVAWGHRVAALLVGLLVLATGVAAWLGDPPRRVRAALSVAALAYSVQVAVGAVAAVAGATALVSAVHLTLGTLIFGSLVVGVAWLLEDQTATDIDREPVDVPNPIDDDAAPDPERPSLPDAPLARAKAYGSAYFRLMKPRLMWLLCLVAAAGMALAAGPALTVRTVVLTLLGGVLAIGASGTFNHVLERDIDRKMNRTADRPIATDVVSVRNALAFGGLLTLLSLTAFLQVNLLAAGLGLTAILFYSVVYTLVLKPNTVQNTVIGGAAGALPAVIGWAAVTGSIGVPGLALAGVIFLWTPAHFYNLALAYKEDYARGGFPMMPVVRGEAETRKQIVYYLAATLVGAAVLTAVSDLGLLYALASVAFGAVFLRTVITLHRERTEAAAMRSFHASNAYLGVLLIAVVVDSLAL; from the coding sequence ATGGACGTGGAATCGGAGGGGTATCCGGAGCCGATCCGCACCGGCGACCGCTTCACCGGGCTGGTCGCCGGGACGGCGATGGGAGTCTACCTGCTCATCATCGTCGGCGCGACGACCGCCATCACCGACGCGGCCGCCGCGTGCACGACGTGGCCGGCCTGCGAGGGCGGCTGGCTCGTCGACTTCGGCGACCCGAAGCTGGCGGTCGCGTGGGGCCACCGCGTCGCCGCCCTCCTGGTGGGGCTGCTCGTGCTCGCGACCGGCGTCGCCGCCTGGCTCGGCGACCCGCCGCGGCGCGTCCGGGCGGCGCTGTCCGTCGCGGCGCTCGCCTACTCCGTGCAGGTCGCGGTCGGCGCGGTCGCAGCCGTCGCCGGCGCGACCGCCCTGGTGTCGGCCGTCCACCTGACGCTCGGGACGCTCATCTTCGGCAGCCTCGTCGTCGGCGTCGCCTGGCTGCTGGAGGACCAGACGGCGACCGACATCGACCGCGAGCCGGTCGACGTGCCGAACCCCATCGACGACGATGCCGCGCCCGACCCCGAGCGGCCGTCGCTCCCCGACGCGCCGCTCGCACGCGCGAAGGCGTACGGGAGCGCCTACTTCCGGCTGATGAAGCCGCGGCTGATGTGGCTGCTGTGTCTCGTCGCCGCCGCGGGGATGGCGCTTGCGGCCGGCCCCGCGCTCACGGTCCGGACGGTCGTCCTCACCCTGCTCGGCGGCGTCCTCGCCATCGGCGCGAGCGGCACGTTCAACCACGTCCTCGAACGCGACATCGACCGGAAGATGAACCGTACCGCCGACCGCCCCATCGCGACCGACGTGGTGTCGGTCCGGAACGCGCTGGCCTTCGGCGGCCTGCTGACGCTCCTGTCGCTGACCGCCTTCCTGCAGGTGAACCTGCTCGCGGCGGGGCTCGGGCTGACGGCCATCCTGTTTTACAGCGTCGTGTACACGCTCGTGTTGAAGCCAAACACCGTCCAGAACACGGTCATCGGCGGCGCGGCCGGCGCGCTCCCGGCGGTGATCGGCTGGGCGGCGGTCACCGGTTCGATCGGCGTGCCCGGGCTGGCGCTCGCCGGCGTCATCTTCCTGTGGACGCCCGCGCACTTCTACAACCTCGCGCTGGCGTACAAGGAGGACTACGCCCGCGGCGGCTTCCCGATGATGCCGGTGGTGCGCGGCGAGGCGGAGACGCGGAAACAGATCGTCTACTACCTCGCCGCGACGCTCGTGGGCGCGGCGGTCCTGACCGCGGTGAGCGACCTGGGCCTGCTGTACGCGCTGGCGAGCGTCGCCTTCGGCGCGGTGTTCCTCCGGACCGTCATCACGCTCCACCGCGAGCGGACCGAGGCCGCGGCGATGCGGTCGTTCCACGCCTCGAACGCCTACCTCGGCGTCCTGCTGATCGCGGTCGTCGTGGACTCGCTCGCGCTATGA
- a CDS encoding DUF7546 family protein, whose translation MNARLSLPSLPAGKTLLYAALVLNTELMAVLLYPGVNRLTAEGWLYVALALVWINVGVWTILRTEPAPASPGQRRTALAVAGGYFAVLLYVGGLVTLGTTFTPVDVPPTGPRVAWLLPGWGPALQYGGELVTVSLQPYKLVGYLALAYLVYATVLDAAGAAVSGVLGLLSCVSCTWPVLTSLATGLLGGSSALALAVQNWSHELSTVVFVLTVALLYWRPFGR comes from the coding sequence ATGAACGCCCGCCTCTCGCTCCCGTCGCTTCCGGCCGGCAAAACGTTGCTGTACGCCGCGCTCGTCCTCAACACGGAACTGATGGCCGTCCTCCTCTACCCCGGCGTCAACCGCCTCACCGCCGAGGGGTGGCTGTACGTCGCCCTCGCGCTCGTCTGGATCAACGTCGGCGTGTGGACGATTCTGCGGACCGAGCCCGCGCCCGCGTCGCCCGGCCAGCGCCGGACCGCGCTGGCTGTCGCCGGGGGCTACTTCGCGGTGTTGCTGTACGTCGGCGGGCTGGTGACGCTGGGCACCACGTTCACACCGGTCGACGTGCCGCCGACCGGCCCGCGGGTCGCCTGGCTGCTGCCGGGGTGGGGGCCGGCGCTGCAGTACGGCGGCGAACTGGTGACCGTCTCGCTCCAGCCGTACAAGCTGGTCGGCTACCTCGCGCTCGCGTACCTCGTGTACGCGACCGTGCTGGACGCCGCCGGCGCGGCCGTCTCGGGCGTGCTCGGGCTGCTCTCCTGTGTCAGTTGCACCTGGCCGGTCCTGACGTCGCTGGCGACGGGGCTGCTCGGGGGGTCCTCCGCGCTCGCGCTCGCCGTCCAGAACTGGTCCCACGAGCTGTCGACCGTGGTGTTCGTCCTCACGGTCGCGTTATTGTACTGGCGACCGTTCGGTCGGTAA
- a CDS encoding ABC transporter ATP-binding protein, which yields MDALVAEGIEKRYGETVAVDGVSLSVAAGEVFALVGPNGAGKTTLVRALTGTTEPSAGEASVLGDSPTAVDRSRLGVLPQSFSPPARLTARELVAYYAGLYDESRDPDAVLADVGVADAADTRYENLSGGQQRRTCLGITLVNDPDVLFLDEPTTGIDPAGRRTVQERIADLAAGGATVFLTTHDMTEAERVADRVGFLADGELVAVGSPADLVADHGGERRLVVRTDADPDAVAVDRPVTARDGELVVHGVNPEGIGGVVDALEAAGVDYGELTWTRPDLEDVYLELTGDREAVRPAAAAATGGDA from the coding sequence ATGGACGCGCTCGTCGCCGAAGGCATCGAGAAGCGGTACGGCGAGACCGTCGCGGTCGACGGCGTCTCGCTGTCGGTCGCGGCGGGGGAAGTGTTCGCGCTGGTCGGGCCGAACGGCGCGGGGAAGACGACGCTCGTCCGGGCGCTCACGGGCACCACGGAGCCGAGCGCGGGCGAGGCGTCGGTGCTGGGCGACTCCCCGACGGCCGTCGACAGGTCGCGGCTAGGGGTCCTGCCGCAGTCGTTCTCCCCGCCGGCGCGCCTGACCGCGCGCGAACTCGTCGCCTACTACGCCGGACTGTACGACGAGTCGCGGGACCCGGACGCCGTACTGGCCGACGTCGGCGTCGCCGACGCGGCCGACACCCGCTACGAGAACCTCTCGGGCGGCCAGCAGCGCCGGACCTGTCTGGGGATCACGCTGGTCAACGACCCGGACGTGCTCTTCCTCGACGAGCCGACGACCGGGATCGACCCGGCCGGCCGGCGGACGGTACAGGAGCGCATCGCCGACCTCGCCGCCGGCGGCGCGACCGTCTTCCTCACGACCCACGACATGACCGAGGCCGAGCGCGTCGCCGACCGCGTCGGCTTCCTGGCGGACGGCGAACTCGTCGCCGTCGGGTCGCCGGCCGACCTCGTCGCGGACCACGGCGGGGAGCGCCGCCTCGTCGTGCGGACCGACGCCGACCCGGACGCCGTCGCCGTGGACCGCCCCGTGACGGCGCGGGACGGCGAACTCGTCGTCCACGGCGTCAACCCCGAGGGGATCGGCGGCGTCGTCGACGCGCTGGAGGCGGCGGGCGTCGACTACGGCGAACTGACCTGGACCAGACCCGACCTGGAGGACGTCTACCTCGAACTGACCGGCGACCGCGAGGCCGTCCGCCCCGCCGCGGCCGCGGCGACCGGGGGTGACGCCTGA
- a CDS encoding ABC transporter permease: MGRVARVGAEAGAAWRSFVRRRTAVFFTFFFPVIIILIFGALVRTDPTGTGLFTEPAGYYVPGYLAVVVLFTPLSRVGSTVARHREGNRFEKLATTPLTRTEWLAAHAAVNVAIIGAASVLLLGIIVAITDATVRPSPWLVPLVALGVVLFCGIGAALGRVADSQDGVIAASNSIALPMLFLAETFVTPDLLPAYALPLVDLLPLTYFSRGVRAATYYGTSPALDLAVLAALAAVAFAVGAAAIPRTD; the protein is encoded by the coding sequence ATGGGGCGCGTCGCGCGGGTCGGCGCCGAGGCCGGGGCCGCCTGGCGCTCGTTCGTCCGGCGGCGGACGGCCGTCTTCTTCACGTTTTTCTTCCCCGTGATCATCATCCTCATCTTCGGGGCCCTGGTGCGGACCGACCCGACCGGGACGGGGCTGTTCACGGAGCCGGCGGGGTACTACGTGCCGGGGTATCTCGCCGTCGTCGTCCTGTTTACGCCGCTGTCGCGGGTCGGGAGCACCGTCGCGCGCCATCGGGAGGGCAACCGCTTCGAGAAACTCGCCACGACGCCGCTCACCCGGACGGAGTGGCTGGCCGCCCACGCGGCGGTCAACGTCGCGATCATCGGCGCGGCGAGCGTCCTCCTGCTGGGCATCATCGTCGCGATCACCGACGCGACGGTCCGCCCGTCCCCGTGGCTCGTGCCGCTGGTGGCGCTCGGCGTGGTGCTGTTCTGCGGCATCGGCGCGGCGCTCGGCCGGGTCGCCGACTCGCAGGACGGCGTGATCGCCGCGAGCAACTCCATCGCCCTGCCGATGCTGTTCCTCGCGGAGACGTTCGTCACGCCGGACCTGCTGCCGGCGTACGCCCTGCCGCTGGTCGACCTCCTGCCGCTGACGTACTTCTCCCGGGGCGTCCGCGCGGCGACGTACTACGGCACGTCGCCGGCGCTGGACCTCGCGGTCCTCGCCGCCCTCGCCGCCGTCGCCTTCGCGGTCGGCGCGGCCGCGATCCCCCGGACCGACTGA
- a CDS encoding DUF7344 domain-containing protein, which translates to MNGTTAELVNELDAFDNDPSPDRWDGLLRALSHRDRRRALRELRERGRPLALGELAAAVAAHEAGTSAPSTDRVRRVEIALHHVHVPKLRAVGLVTYDADRNVVGLAGDGPV; encoded by the coding sequence ATGAACGGCACGACCGCGGAACTCGTAAACGAACTCGACGCGTTCGACAACGACCCGTCCCCGGACCGGTGGGACGGACTGCTCCGGGCGCTCTCGCACCGGGACCGCCGCCGCGCGCTCCGTGAACTCCGGGAGCGCGGGCGGCCGCTCGCGCTCGGGGAACTCGCGGCCGCGGTCGCCGCCCACGAAGCCGGGACGTCCGCGCCCTCTACCGACCGGGTCCGCCGCGTCGAGATCGCCCTGCACCACGTCCACGTACCGAAACTGCGGGCGGTCGGGCTGGTGACGTACGACGCCGACCGGAACGTCGTCGGACTGGCCGGCGACGGGCCGGTCTGA
- a CDS encoding cobalamin B12-binding domain-containing protein codes for MSQTQRSIRCLVAKVGLDGHDRGAHVIARAFRDAGFEVIYSGLHKAPDEIVQAAVQEDVDVLGISILSGAHNTLVPKVIDGLKEYDAFEDTLVLVGGVIPDEDEAHLKELGVAEVFGPGTKMEETIEFVRANVRER; via the coding sequence ATGAGCCAGACCCAGCGGTCCATCCGATGCCTCGTCGCCAAGGTCGGACTGGACGGGCACGACCGGGGCGCGCACGTCATCGCGCGGGCGTTCAGGGACGCCGGCTTCGAGGTGATCTACTCCGGGCTCCACAAGGCCCCCGACGAGATCGTCCAGGCCGCCGTCCAGGAGGACGTCGACGTCCTCGGTATCTCCATTCTGTCGGGCGCGCACAACACGCTCGTCCCGAAGGTGATAGACGGGCTGAAGGAGTACGACGCCTTCGAGGACACGCTCGTGCTCGTCGGCGGGGTGATCCCCGACGAGGACGAGGCCCACCTGAAGGAACTCGGCGTGGCCGAGGTGTTCGGGCCGGGCACCAAGATGGAGGAGACCATCGAGTTCGTCCGCGCGAACGTCCGGGAGCGATGA
- the meaB gene encoding methylmalonyl Co-A mutase-associated GTPase MeaB — MSADVASLVDGLLAGEQRALARTITKIENREPGYRELVSALYEHTGDAEVIGVTGSPGAGKSTLVDKLTERFREDGDTVGVIAVDPSSPYTGGAVLGDRIRMASNVGDMDVFFRSMSARGNLGGISAATADAVKALDAFGKDRIIVETVGAGQNEIDIVRTADTVAVLVPPGNGDEVQTLKAGILEIGDVFVVNKADVAGADRTVQELKEMIQLAGDTGAPAAGHHGPDQHALGDATADRAGDGWTPSVVETVATSGEGVDDLIGALAAHREHMVESGRLDEKARGRVAEEIRLLLREDAGGLLERELDRRGGIDDLVAAVRDGETDPYAIADEIVEPIEACLADRDGSA, encoded by the coding sequence ATGAGCGCGGACGTGGCGTCGCTCGTCGACGGGCTGCTGGCCGGGGAGCAGCGCGCGCTCGCCCGGACCATCACGAAGATCGAGAACCGGGAGCCGGGCTACCGGGAACTCGTCTCCGCGCTGTACGAGCACACCGGCGACGCCGAGGTGATCGGCGTCACCGGCAGCCCCGGCGCGGGCAAGTCGACGCTGGTCGACAAGCTTACCGAGCGGTTCCGCGAGGACGGCGACACGGTCGGCGTCATCGCGGTCGACCCGTCGTCGCCGTACACCGGCGGCGCGGTGCTTGGCGACCGCATCCGGATGGCCTCGAACGTCGGCGACATGGACGTGTTCTTCCGCTCGATGAGCGCGCGGGGCAACCTCGGGGGCATCTCCGCCGCCACCGCGGACGCGGTGAAGGCTCTGGACGCGTTCGGCAAGGACCGGATCATCGTCGAGACGGTCGGGGCCGGACAGAACGAGATCGACATCGTCCGCACCGCCGACACCGTCGCCGTCCTCGTGCCGCCCGGTAACGGCGACGAGGTCCAGACGCTGAAGGCCGGCATCCTGGAGATCGGCGACGTGTTCGTGGTCAACAAGGCCGACGTGGCCGGCGCGGACCGCACGGTCCAGGAGCTAAAGGAGATGATCCAGCTAGCCGGCGACACGGGCGCGCCGGCCGCCGGCCATCACGGTCCCGACCAGCACGCGCTCGGCGACGCGACGGCCGACCGGGCCGGCGACGGCTGGACGCCGAGCGTCGTCGAGACCGTCGCCACGAGCGGCGAAGGCGTCGACGATCTGATCGGGGCGCTCGCCGCCCACCGCGAGCACATGGTCGAGAGCGGCCGGCTCGACGAGAAGGCCCGGGGCCGGGTCGCCGAGGAGATCCGCCTGCTGCTCCGCGAGGACGCGGGCGGCCTGCTGGAGCGCGAACTCGACCGCCGTGGGGGGATCGACGATCTCGTGGCGGCCGTCCGGGACGGCGAGACCGACCCGTACGCCATCGCCGACGAGATCGTCGAGCCGATCGAGGCGTGTCTGGCCGACCGCGACGGGTCGGCTTAA
- a CDS encoding alpha/beta fold hydrolase produces the protein MRLRNIAAAAAGGLGATALANAALARRADPLDAPLPGDEGTYRWRGLDVSYTEAGDPEDPDLLLLHGVNAAGTSMEFAPVFEDLAAEYHVIAPDLPGFGRSGRPPLLYSASLYESFVADFAGDVTEDAVCVASSLTGSYAVAAAETVDFERLVLVCPSASSMPGRRVWLRTLFRSPLVGTALFNLVASKSSIRYFSADHGYYDTDNLSDEKLDYQWQSAHQPGARYAPASFISGFLDPDLDLSEAVADLDVPVTLVWGRESDITPLSEGRDLADEADARLVVIDYARLLPHAEHPDEFLDAVARELPRAEGE, from the coding sequence ATGAGACTCCGGAACATCGCGGCCGCCGCGGCCGGCGGGCTCGGCGCGACGGCGCTCGCCAACGCGGCGCTTGCGCGGCGCGCGGACCCGCTCGACGCCCCTCTCCCCGGCGACGAAGGGACGTACCGCTGGCGCGGGCTGGACGTGTCGTACACCGAGGCCGGCGACCCCGAGGACCCCGACCTGCTGCTCCTCCACGGCGTCAACGCCGCCGGCACGAGCATGGAGTTCGCGCCGGTGTTCGAGGACCTGGCCGCCGAGTACCACGTGATCGCGCCCGACCTCCCCGGGTTCGGCCGCTCCGGCCGGCCGCCGCTGCTGTACTCGGCGTCGCTGTACGAGTCGTTCGTGGCCGACTTCGCCGGCGACGTCACCGAGGACGCCGTCTGCGTCGCGTCGTCGCTGACGGGGTCGTACGCGGTCGCCGCCGCCGAGACGGTCGACTTCGAGCGCCTCGTGCTGGTCTGTCCCTCCGCCTCGTCGATGCCCGGGCGGCGGGTGTGGCTCCGGACCCTGTTCCGGTCGCCGCTGGTCGGCACGGCGCTGTTCAACCTGGTCGCCAGCAAGTCCTCCATCCGCTATTTCAGCGCCGACCACGGCTACTACGACACCGACAACCTCTCCGACGAGAAACTCGACTACCAGTGGCAAAGCGCCCACCAGCCCGGCGCGCGGTACGCGCCGGCGTCGTTCATCAGCGGCTTCCTCGACCCGGATCTGGACCTGAGCGAGGCGGTCGCCGACCTCGACGTCCCGGTCACGCTCGTCTGGGGCCGCGAGAGCGACATCACGCCGCTGTCGGAGGGCCGCGACCTCGCCGACGAGGCGGACGCGCGGCTCGTCGTAATCGACTACGCGCGACTGCTCCCGCACGCCGAACACCCCGACGAGTTCCTCGACGCGGTCGCGCGGGAGCTACCGCGGGCGGAAGGCGAGTAA
- a CDS encoding Zn-ribbon domain-containing OB-fold protein: MSDDPTGARDAGYDDFLDAAEAGEAYYLSCPEGHGSLPPRTVCPDCGDPDLAEEPLPAAGEVETFTVAHVATPAFADDAPYVTAIARFGPVRLTGQLRGVDPDEAEAGLPVELAVEASETTGRRLLAFRPR, translated from the coding sequence ATGAGCGACGACCCGACCGGCGCGCGCGACGCCGGCTACGACGACTTCCTCGACGCCGCGGAGGCCGGAGAGGCGTACTACCTGTCGTGTCCCGAGGGCCACGGCTCGCTGCCGCCGCGGACGGTGTGTCCCGACTGCGGGGACCCGGACCTGGCCGAGGAGCCGCTGCCGGCGGCCGGCGAGGTGGAGACGTTCACCGTCGCGCACGTCGCGACGCCGGCGTTCGCCGACGACGCGCCCTACGTCACGGCCATCGCGCGGTTCGGCCCGGTCCGGCTGACCGGCCAGCTACGGGGCGTCGACCCCGACGAGGCGGAGGCGGGCCTGCCGGTCGAACTCGCCGTCGAGGCGTCGGAGACGACGGGGCGGCGCTTACTCGCCTTCCGCCCGCGGTAG
- a CDS encoding thiolase C-terminal domain-containing protein, with product MTGVRVAGVGLTEFGETPERTGRDLFGTAADRAFADAGVPRADVESLRYGNFMGELSERQGHQGPLMAEAAGVRAPATRYESACASSSAALRAAVRDVRNGEEEVVLVGGAERMTNLGTAGATEALAIAADELWEVRAGMTFPGAYALMARAYFEEYGGDREDLAAIAVKNHANAVGNDLAQYQREITVADVLDAPPVAEPLGLYDSCPISDGASALVLVSDEYAERTGVDAPVAVTGTGQGGDGMALQDRDYLARTPAADEAAAEAYDDAGVGPGDVDFAEVHDCFTIAEALALESLDLYETGEAIGAARRGETTRDGELPVNLSGGLKAKGHPVGATGVSQVAEVTQLLRGDHVNSDAVADAEVAVAHNAGGTVASCIVHVLEVAA from the coding sequence ATGACAGGGGTACGCGTCGCGGGCGTCGGACTGACGGAGTTCGGAGAAACCCCCGAGCGGACGGGGCGAGACCTGTTCGGGACGGCGGCCGACCGGGCGTTCGCGGACGCGGGCGTCCCGCGGGCGGACGTCGAGTCGCTCCGGTACGGCAACTTCATGGGCGAACTCTCCGAGCGTCAGGGACACCAGGGGCCGCTGATGGCCGAGGCGGCGGGCGTCCGCGCGCCGGCGACGCGCTACGAGAGCGCCTGCGCGTCCTCGTCGGCCGCGCTCCGGGCGGCGGTCCGGGACGTCCGCAACGGCGAGGAGGAGGTCGTCCTCGTCGGCGGGGCCGAGCGGATGACCAACCTCGGGACCGCGGGCGCGACCGAGGCGCTCGCCATCGCCGCCGACGAACTGTGGGAGGTCCGGGCCGGGATGACGTTCCCGGGGGCGTACGCGCTGATGGCGCGGGCGTACTTCGAGGAGTACGGCGGCGACCGCGAGGACCTGGCCGCCATCGCCGTGAAGAACCACGCCAACGCCGTCGGCAACGACCTCGCGCAGTACCAGCGGGAGATCACGGTCGCGGACGTGCTGGACGCGCCGCCGGTGGCCGAGCCGCTCGGGCTGTACGACTCCTGCCCGATCAGCGACGGCGCGAGCGCGCTGGTGCTGGTCAGCGACGAGTACGCGGAGCGGACGGGCGTGGACGCACCGGTCGCGGTCACGGGCACGGGCCAGGGCGGCGACGGGATGGCCCTGCAGGACCGCGACTACCTCGCGCGCACGCCGGCCGCCGACGAGGCCGCCGCGGAGGCGTACGACGACGCCGGCGTCGGGCCGGGGGACGTCGACTTCGCGGAGGTCCACGACTGCTTCACCATCGCGGAGGCGCTGGCGCTGGAGTCGCTCGACCTCTACGAGACCGGCGAGGCGATCGGGGCGGCCCGGCGCGGCGAGACGACCCGGGACGGCGAACTCCCGGTGAACCTATCGGGCGGCCTGAAGGCGAAGGGCCACCCCGTCGGCGCGACGGGCGTCTCGCAGGTCGCCGAGGTGACCCAGTTGCTCCGGGGCGACCACGTCAACAGCGACGCGGTCGCGGACGCGGAGGTCGCCGTCGCGCACAACGCGGGCGGGACGGTGGCGAGTTGCATCGTCCACGTGCTGGAGGTGGCCGCATGA
- a CDS encoding DUF7541 family protein, with protein sequence MDEQPGLSDQYRMSSPWPVLIAFGLAIAEVGIVWPLAPLAVGGLLMFVGSVVGILREAGYVASPWPLLSGFAVALLAIGVGLFLYSGGAFAVNSVTESLRTAGSIGLRGVAIAAAGVLALVGAVVGKYWTTANAEPRV encoded by the coding sequence ATGGACGAGCAGCCGGGACTCAGCGACCAGTATCGGATGTCCAGCCCGTGGCCCGTTCTCATCGCGTTCGGACTCGCTATCGCGGAGGTCGGCATCGTCTGGCCGCTGGCCCCGCTCGCGGTCGGGGGCCTCCTCATGTTCGTCGGGAGCGTCGTCGGCATCCTCCGGGAGGCCGGCTACGTCGCCAGCCCGTGGCCGCTGCTGTCCGGCTTTGCCGTCGCGCTCCTCGCCATCGGCGTCGGGCTGTTCCTGTACAGCGGCGGCGCGTTCGCCGTCAACAGCGTCACCGAGAGCCTGCGGACGGCGGGCAGCATCGGCCTCCGCGGGGTCGCAATCGCCGCCGCCGGCGTGCTGGCGCTCGTCGGGGCCGTCGTCGGGAAGTACTGGACGACGGCAAACGCCGAGCCGCGGGTCTGA
- a CDS encoding DUF6684 family protein translates to MSEKVFDRETLLDLTVNVIPLGILVFFIGAFTFANPFGWDATYSSLQFAIVGSMIVLLAFLTYYSGKLISEDEMAREAAGEDAE, encoded by the coding sequence ATGTCAGAGAAGGTTTTCGACAGGGAGACGCTGTTGGACCTCACGGTGAACGTCATCCCGCTGGGGATCCTGGTGTTTTTCATCGGCGCGTTCACGTTCGCGAACCCCTTCGGCTGGGACGCCACCTACTCGTCGCTCCAGTTCGCCATCGTCGGCTCGATGATCGTGTTGCTGGCGTTTCTCACCTACTACTCGGGCAAACTCATCTCCGAGGACGAGATGGCCCGCGAGGCCGCCGGCGAGGACGCGGAGTAG